From a single Lewinella sp. LCG006 genomic region:
- a CDS encoding BamA/TamA family outer membrane protein: MKYQFHFLLFMLSWLLSCSLLYCQTKVVTVGNTADADPAFFAALQGFLASADDQTTLIINGDLTDHKCHDQHRDHDFSRLQLLLEVIKANPQIKSYLLPGDRDWASSGRVGWECVKALEAYIEDQDIDNLRWTLDQGCPGPDIEKLSSSTLLITLNTQWWNHPHRKPTPANAVCDYSEPSIVMEEIQDAVEENLDKNIIIAGHFPLESQGRYGGEFPIIDHFSPPVLGSFKIAYQQNIGDAKSIHNQYYEPFRDELKDIATQNQGIFFLGGHEPNQQLIDYQGNYVINSGAPSKGRWVSKHKPAVFTSTLPGFTVLTFAANGQVSYQFYQVLDDGITLAKNLLLFDQACSPGPDETIAANPNYQPCFTEVDSLALIKPELPSTVVVTGGTRYDAGKTKLLLLGSHYRTTWMQPVEVPVLDLDTIKGGLWATKRGGGRQTKSLKLETAEGERFVFRSVDKDPAGTLNLVLRNTIIADITRDQTSTQHPYGAIPVAVLLDQVSILHATPQLFSLGDIPRLGRFRTEYGNMLGMLEERPQNAKGKRPGTFGADEIYKSFELFNERYDDQDLKIDHQEFVRARLFDIFIGDWSKHEDNWKWAVFEQDDDHLLVRPIPRDRDHAFSQLDGLIPWLASRHWAVPNLEHFDYKIQDVQSLTYQARHMDRLLLSPLSREDFLTEVHYLQQHIGPKEIRAAIATLPQETIPLSGNTIAEKLERRIQDLEAYANTYYEIHAKVVDVVGTNKEEHFLIARLPDASTRITVTDPKGDQKGRILYDRLFLPSETKEIRIYGLGKDDVFEITGTSARAITVRIIGGPGKDDVVDHGNNGGGRHTLVYEKDPDAEVTLSKGGKQIDNWRDELYYYQRDAYEYNSYLPLAYFNFNSFSGATFGTGITFTQRTFTRRDYSSKHSIRGAVSTLSNFSLQYTADWHHVLHKWDVLAEGNIERPSFYNFFFGLGNDSTKDDDEFRNGFNQIRLRRVDFSSTLRRKFRRQSEFTLQLGYENNETVETENTILDQETTFYGTGDLSWFYLRPKLTIDLRDHPVFPSKGMRFIAGQEWAKGVETDYFGISKVAGEFFLSTRRFPITFAARAGWAENQGKVPFYKLPGIGQQEGLRGFRRNRFTGDGYFYYNTELRSPVALWRNAFLPVVVGIRAFYDSGYVTTDGAPKPDFKQAYGGGIYLIPLSRSYTLSVLFGFSDEESGIIDLNLGTNF; this comes from the coding sequence ATGAAATACCAGTTCCACTTTTTGCTCTTTATGCTGTCCTGGCTGCTTAGCTGTTCGCTGCTCTATTGCCAGACAAAAGTTGTGACCGTAGGCAACACCGCTGATGCTGATCCTGCATTTTTCGCGGCCTTACAAGGGTTTCTTGCTTCTGCTGATGACCAAACGACCTTGATTATCAATGGAGATCTCACCGACCACAAGTGTCATGATCAGCATCGCGATCACGATTTTTCTCGTCTACAATTGCTGCTGGAGGTAATCAAAGCCAATCCTCAGATTAAGAGCTACCTCCTTCCAGGCGACCGGGACTGGGCCTCCTCCGGCAGAGTGGGTTGGGAGTGTGTGAAAGCCCTCGAAGCGTATATTGAAGACCAGGACATTGACAATCTTCGCTGGACCCTTGACCAGGGTTGCCCCGGACCTGATATTGAAAAGCTATCTTCTTCTACCCTACTCATCACGCTCAATACCCAATGGTGGAATCATCCACACCGCAAACCGACCCCAGCAAACGCCGTTTGTGATTATTCGGAACCTTCCATTGTCATGGAAGAAATCCAGGACGCTGTGGAGGAGAACCTGGATAAAAACATCATTATAGCCGGGCATTTCCCGCTGGAATCACAGGGAAGATACGGAGGAGAGTTCCCTATCATTGATCATTTTTCCCCTCCCGTTCTGGGGAGCTTTAAAATTGCCTACCAACAGAACATTGGTGATGCCAAGTCCATTCATAACCAATATTACGAGCCTTTCCGCGACGAATTGAAAGACATTGCCACCCAAAACCAGGGCATTTTTTTCCTTGGTGGCCATGAACCTAATCAACAGTTGATTGATTACCAAGGCAACTATGTCATCAATAGTGGCGCTCCCAGCAAAGGTCGGTGGGTCTCCAAACACAAACCGGCTGTTTTTACCAGTACACTTCCCGGATTTACTGTTCTGACCTTTGCTGCAAATGGCCAGGTAAGCTACCAGTTCTATCAAGTGCTGGACGACGGCATCACCTTAGCAAAAAACCTCCTGCTTTTTGATCAGGCTTGTTCGCCTGGCCCTGATGAAACTATTGCGGCCAATCCTAACTATCAGCCTTGTTTTACGGAAGTAGACTCACTGGCACTGATCAAGCCCGAGCTGCCAAGTACCGTAGTTGTTACTGGTGGAACTCGATATGATGCAGGAAAAACTAAACTGCTCCTCTTGGGAAGCCACTATCGAACAACCTGGATGCAGCCCGTTGAAGTGCCCGTACTTGACCTTGACACCATCAAGGGTGGACTCTGGGCCACCAAACGAGGTGGAGGTCGGCAGACAAAATCGCTGAAACTGGAAACAGCAGAGGGAGAACGATTTGTCTTCCGCTCTGTAGATAAAGACCCCGCAGGGACGCTCAATCTGGTACTGAGGAATACCATCATCGCCGATATCACCAGAGACCAAACTAGTACACAGCATCCATATGGAGCCATTCCTGTGGCTGTTTTACTAGACCAAGTAAGCATCTTGCACGCCACACCTCAGCTCTTTTCGTTGGGAGATATTCCTCGACTGGGAAGGTTTCGTACCGAATACGGCAACATGCTGGGTATGCTCGAAGAACGGCCACAGAACGCAAAAGGTAAACGCCCAGGAACCTTTGGTGCCGATGAAATCTATAAAAGTTTTGAGCTATTCAACGAACGCTATGATGATCAGGATTTAAAAATCGATCATCAGGAATTTGTTCGCGCCCGGCTATTTGACATCTTCATTGGTGACTGGAGTAAGCACGAAGACAACTGGAAATGGGCGGTGTTCGAACAAGACGATGATCACCTCTTGGTTCGCCCTATTCCCCGCGATCGCGACCATGCTTTCTCTCAGCTCGATGGTCTGATCCCCTGGCTGGCCAGTCGCCATTGGGCCGTACCCAATCTTGAACATTTTGATTACAAAATCCAGGACGTACAATCGCTCACCTATCAGGCAAGGCACATGGACCGATTATTGCTGAGCCCACTGAGCAGAGAAGATTTTCTTACGGAAGTACACTATTTGCAACAACATATTGGCCCAAAGGAAATACGAGCGGCAATAGCAACACTTCCTCAAGAAACGATTCCCCTTTCGGGAAACACCATCGCCGAGAAACTCGAAAGACGAATTCAAGACCTTGAAGCCTATGCCAATACTTATTATGAAATTCACGCGAAAGTGGTGGATGTGGTTGGCACCAACAAAGAAGAGCATTTCCTCATCGCCCGCCTGCCAGATGCGAGCACCCGCATTACGGTTACCGACCCTAAAGGTGACCAAAAAGGGCGCATTCTCTACGATCGTCTGTTTTTGCCTTCAGAAACCAAAGAAATTCGCATTTACGGATTGGGCAAAGATGATGTTTTTGAAATTACGGGTACCAGCGCCCGGGCGATTACGGTACGGATCATCGGTGGCCCTGGAAAAGACGATGTGGTAGACCACGGAAACAATGGTGGTGGAAGACACACCCTGGTCTACGAAAAAGATCCTGATGCTGAAGTGACCCTATCCAAAGGAGGAAAACAAATTGATAACTGGCGGGACGAACTCTATTATTATCAGCGCGATGCCTACGAATACAATAGCTACCTTCCCCTCGCCTACTTCAACTTCAATTCTTTCTCGGGGGCAACTTTTGGTACCGGTATCACCTTTACCCAACGTACTTTTACACGTCGTGACTACAGTAGTAAACACAGTATTCGCGGAGCCGTAAGTACCCTCAGTAATTTCAGCTTACAATACACTGCCGACTGGCACCATGTCTTGCACAAATGGGACGTATTGGCGGAGGGCAACATTGAGCGTCCTTCTTTTTACAACTTTTTCTTCGGCTTGGGCAACGACAGTACGAAAGATGACGATGAGTTCCGCAATGGTTTCAACCAAATAAGGCTGCGGCGGGTAGATTTCAGCAGCACCCTTCGTCGTAAATTTCGTCGCCAGAGTGAATTCACGCTTCAGCTGGGTTACGAAAACAACGAGACGGTAGAAACGGAAAACACCATCCTGGATCAAGAGACCACTTTCTACGGTACGGGGGATTTAAGCTGGTTTTATCTACGTCCTAAACTCACCATTGACCTGCGTGATCACCCGGTATTTCCCTCTAAGGGAATGCGGTTTATTGCTGGCCAGGAGTGGGCAAAAGGTGTTGAAACTGATTATTTTGGTATCTCTAAAGTTGCTGGAGAGTTTTTCCTCAGTACCCGCCGTTTCCCCATCACTTTTGCGGCTCGTGCCGGTTGGGCAGAAAATCAGGGAAAAGTGCCGTTCTACAAACTTCCCGGTATTGGCCAGCAGGAAGGTCTCCGCGGCTTCCGACGTAACCGTTTTACGGGCGATGGCTACTTTTACTATAATACCGAATTACGCAGCCCGGTTGCTTTGTGGCGCAACGCTTTTCTACCCGTCGTTGTAGGCATAAGAGCTTTTTATGATAGTGGTTATGTAACCACTGATGGGGCACCAAAACCTGATTTTAAGCAAGCTTACGGTGGTGGTATTTACCTGATTCCGCTTTCGCGTTCTTATACCCTATCAGTATTATTTGGTTTTTCCGACGAAGAATCAGGCATCATTGACCTTAATCTGGGTACGAATTTTTGA
- a CDS encoding acetyl-CoA C-acyltransferase: MQDVYIVSALRTPLGSFGGVLSSLSAIELGATAIKGALEAAGLTPDQVEEVYFGNVCSANLGQAPARQAALKAGIPMNVPCTTVNKVCSSGIKTVMIGAQAIMSGQQDIIVAGGMESMSNVPYYAPNARWGSKYGDSTLIDGLAKDGLKDAYDGQAMGVCADATATKFGISREAQDAYTISSYERAAKATSEGWFAKEIVPVSIPQRRGDALVITEDEEYKRVKFDKIPQLRPAFTKDGTVTAANASTINDGASAIILVSKRKMEELGLKPVAKIVAFADAAQEPQWFTTAPTLAAPKALKRAGMELSDVDFFEVNEAFAVVSMAFAQEMKIDREKMNVFGGSVAIGHPLGASGARILTTLNNVLAHEKGTVGMAAICNGGGGASALIIEKV, from the coding sequence ATGCAAGACGTATATATCGTATCGGCACTTCGTACTCCCCTTGGTAGTTTTGGTGGAGTGCTTTCCAGTTTATCGGCAATAGAGCTAGGCGCTACCGCGATAAAAGGTGCTTTGGAAGCCGCTGGCTTGACACCAGATCAAGTAGAAGAAGTCTATTTTGGCAACGTTTGTTCGGCCAATCTAGGACAGGCTCCTGCCCGGCAAGCAGCACTGAAAGCAGGTATTCCAATGAATGTGCCTTGTACAACGGTCAATAAAGTGTGTTCTTCTGGTATCAAAACAGTGATGATTGGAGCACAGGCCATCATGTCTGGCCAGCAGGACATCATCGTAGCCGGGGGGATGGAGAGCATGTCAAATGTGCCTTACTATGCTCCTAACGCCCGTTGGGGAAGCAAATACGGTGACAGTACCCTGATTGATGGCTTGGCCAAAGACGGATTGAAAGACGCCTACGATGGTCAGGCAATGGGCGTTTGCGCAGATGCTACGGCCACCAAGTTTGGCATCAGCCGTGAGGCACAGGATGCTTACACCATTAGCAGTTACGAACGTGCAGCCAAAGCTACTTCCGAAGGGTGGTTTGCCAAGGAGATTGTGCCTGTAAGTATTCCTCAACGCCGGGGTGACGCGCTGGTGATTACCGAAGACGAAGAGTACAAGCGCGTAAAATTTGATAAAATTCCACAATTACGCCCTGCTTTCACCAAAGATGGTACCGTTACGGCCGCCAATGCCTCTACGATCAACGATGGAGCTTCGGCGATTATCCTGGTGAGTAAGCGTAAGATGGAAGAGCTAGGGCTGAAGCCGGTTGCTAAAATCGTTGCTTTTGCCGATGCTGCGCAAGAACCCCAATGGTTCACTACCGCACCAACCTTGGCTGCTCCTAAAGCATTAAAACGCGCAGGGATGGAGCTGAGCGATGTCGACTTTTTTGAAGTGAATGAAGCCTTCGCTGTGGTAAGTATGGCTTTTGCCCAAGAAATGAAGATTGATCGTGAGAAAATGAACGTGTTCGGAGGTTCTGTAGCAATCGGTCACCCACTTGGTGCATCTGGTGCGAGAATCCTTACAACACTTAATAATGTGCTGGCGCACGAAAAAGGTACGGTAGGAATGGCCGCCATTTGTAATGGAGGAGGAGGTGCCTCCGCATTGATTATTGAAAAGGTTTAG
- a CDS encoding M23 family metallopeptidase, translating into MRRERYVFNKQTLRYEKVVEPLSTTLLRVFGFTCAALFTAFVFTLLAHKYFPSPNEKELQAKVERLETFIQTESEQTLEDMKKAVENLQKRDAYVHRMIFGMDPIDESIWNGGIGGHDAYGEYEIYGESGEIMSDIKSRIDRLKHQVNLQSRSLDTIVVLAKDKETLLATMPTIKPVRSDMLSKDLRLLSGFGPRLHPVFKVMRMHNGIDFTAKSGTPIVATGDGVVDRAERAGGFGNLVVIRHGNGYETYYAHMSKLNVRKGEKVERGQVIGLVGSTGTSTAPHCHYEVHYHGQPVNPLSFVMDGLTPAEYKALTEAAETVNQSLH; encoded by the coding sequence ATGAGAAGAGAACGTTACGTTTTTAATAAACAAACGCTCCGTTACGAGAAAGTAGTTGAACCGCTAAGTACGACCCTTCTAAGAGTTTTTGGGTTTACTTGTGCAGCTTTATTTACGGCCTTCGTTTTTACGTTGCTAGCACATAAGTATTTTCCATCTCCTAACGAGAAAGAACTACAAGCAAAAGTTGAGCGACTGGAAACATTTATCCAGACAGAGTCAGAGCAGACTTTGGAGGACATGAAGAAAGCCGTTGAAAATCTGCAAAAACGTGATGCTTACGTACACCGCATGATTTTCGGGATGGACCCCATCGACGAAAGTATCTGGAACGGTGGTATCGGCGGTCACGATGCTTACGGAGAATACGAAATTTACGGAGAGTCTGGTGAGATCATGTCTGATATCAAATCTCGCATTGATCGCCTCAAGCACCAAGTCAACCTCCAGTCCCGATCCTTAGACACTATTGTAGTGTTGGCAAAGGATAAAGAGACATTACTGGCTACGATGCCAACCATCAAGCCCGTCCGTTCGGACATGCTTTCCAAAGATTTACGATTACTATCTGGTTTTGGCCCTCGCTTACACCCTGTCTTCAAGGTGATGCGTATGCACAATGGTATCGATTTTACGGCTAAGTCAGGTACACCAATTGTTGCTACAGGCGATGGTGTGGTAGATCGTGCAGAACGCGCTGGTGGTTTCGGTAACCTAGTAGTAATTAGGCACGGTAACGGTTACGAAACTTACTATGCCCACATGAGCAAGCTCAATGTGCGGAAAGGTGAAAAAGTAGAGCGTGGTCAAGTTATTGGCCTTGTGGGAAGTACAGGTACTTCTACAGCACCCCACTGCCACTACGAGGTACACTACCACGGACAACCAGTGAATCCGCTTAGCTTTGTAATGGACGGCCTTACCCCCGCTGAGTACAAAGCCTTGACGGAAGCCGCTGAAACAGTAAATCAATCTTTACATTAA
- a CDS encoding AI-2E family transporter, producing the protein MINHSYQSNIRHGFFISLLLLVSIAFTGLIQPFLMAFFWAVVLAIIFRKSFRLLRYWLKGKTNLAAALTTVLIIAIVVIPAFLVLLALVKQGQGVVEKLRSGEWDVTGIVDYYEGQAPRIEAFLQKVGVTPERIRDDISTFATKAANVIADHALGYTQDAIALTAEFFLMLYLLFFFLRDGRRIVRTIVNVVPMGNSREYTLVNRFASVVRATLKGTVIVAIVQGALGGLLFAIVGIEGAFFWGVVMTMLSFLPIGGSTLVWGPAAIYFLVQGPIWKGIVLIAIGSLVIGLVDNLLRPMLVGRDTQMPDYLILLATLGGIAWFGLSGFVLGPVIAALFITCWEMAGMSYGGKEK; encoded by the coding sequence ATGATTAACCACAGCTATCAGTCAAACATCCGGCACGGTTTTTTCATCAGCTTGTTATTGTTGGTGAGCATCGCTTTCACTGGGCTGATCCAACCCTTTCTGATGGCTTTCTTTTGGGCGGTCGTCCTGGCCATTATTTTCAGAAAATCTTTCCGTTTATTGCGCTATTGGCTCAAAGGGAAAACCAACCTAGCTGCTGCGCTGACCACGGTTTTGATTATTGCGATAGTGGTTATTCCGGCGTTTCTGGTGCTGCTAGCGCTGGTAAAGCAGGGGCAAGGCGTGGTAGAGAAACTTCGTTCAGGAGAATGGGATGTTACCGGGATTGTGGATTATTATGAAGGGCAGGCGCCGCGCATCGAAGCTTTCCTGCAAAAAGTAGGTGTAACCCCAGAGCGAATACGCGACGATATCAGCACCTTTGCTACCAAAGCTGCCAATGTCATTGCCGATCATGCACTGGGCTATACCCAAGATGCGATTGCCCTGACCGCCGAATTTTTCCTAATGCTTTATTTGCTCTTCTTTTTCTTGCGCGATGGGCGGAGAATTGTCCGTACCATCGTCAATGTGGTACCCATGGGTAACAGTAGGGAATACACCTTGGTCAATCGTTTTGCCAGCGTTGTTCGTGCTACCTTAAAGGGGACAGTCATTGTCGCTATTGTACAAGGGGCACTGGGTGGACTGTTATTCGCAATCGTAGGCATTGAGGGGGCTTTCTTTTGGGGAGTAGTCATGACGATGCTTTCTTTTTTACCAATTGGAGGGAGTACCCTCGTCTGGGGTCCGGCAGCCATCTATTTTCTGGTACAGGGACCTATCTGGAAAGGAATTGTTTTGATCGCAATAGGATCTTTGGTCATTGGGCTGGTCGACAATCTCCTTCGACCAATGCTGGTAGGAAGAGACACCCAAATGCCCGATTACCTGATTTTGTTGGCTACCCTAGGAGGCATAGCCTGGTTTGGCTTGTCAGGCTTTGTTTTGGGGCCCGTTATTGCAGCCTTATTTATTACTTGCTGGGAAATGGCGGGGATGAGCTACGGTGGAAAGGAAAAGTAA
- a CDS encoding universal stress protein translates to MATILFPTDFSDAATRAFIYALQLADRIDAKIITLHVFEKPDISGLTHVPRSLEAFYNTIDLYEFENYKDAVPLLDKIQDEKGLNHLSVVHTLHEGETEATIIERAKAENADFIVMGTTGARGLKEIILGSVAGEVLENASCPVLAIPEQAIFDGKIDNIAFTTAFQPLEKKGLEKVLQLFAPFSPQVHCINVDLAHTEEYHHRMDVFSADFAENDNMAFHVLDGTDFQVVLTNFLDEMEIDIVAMVTEKRSFLEELFHYSKTKALSYHSRTPILSLPAASL, encoded by the coding sequence ATGGCCACCATCCTTTTTCCAACAGATTTCTCCGATGCTGCTACACGTGCGTTCATTTATGCCCTGCAATTGGCAGACCGGATAGACGCAAAAATTATTACGCTGCACGTATTCGAAAAACCGGACATTAGCGGACTTACCCATGTTCCTCGAAGTCTGGAAGCGTTTTACAATACGATTGATCTGTACGAATTTGAGAATTATAAAGACGCAGTTCCGCTGTTGGATAAAATCCAGGACGAAAAAGGACTCAACCATCTGTCGGTTGTGCATACCTTACACGAAGGAGAAACGGAAGCAACTATTATTGAGCGTGCAAAAGCAGAAAATGCCGATTTTATTGTGATGGGCACAACGGGCGCACGTGGGTTGAAAGAGATTATCCTGGGAAGTGTGGCTGGTGAAGTATTGGAAAACGCTTCTTGCCCGGTTTTAGCCATTCCTGAACAGGCAATCTTTGATGGAAAAATTGACAATATCGCTTTCACCACTGCTTTTCAACCATTGGAAAAGAAAGGGCTTGAAAAAGTATTGCAGTTGTTTGCACCTTTCTCACCACAAGTCCATTGTATCAATGTAGACTTGGCCCACACCGAAGAATACCATCATCGCATGGATGTTTTCAGTGCCGATTTTGCGGAAAACGACAATATGGCTTTTCACGTATTAGATGGAACTGATTTTCAAGTGGTGTTGACGAACTTTCTTGATGAAATGGAAATTGACATTGTAGCCATGGTTACCGAAAAGCGCAGCTTCCTCGAAGAGCTTTTCCATTACAGTAAGACCAAAGCTCTTTCTTATCACAGCAGAACACCGATCCTGAGCTTACCTGCGGCAAGTTTGTAG